The window TCATGTAGACAATTGTATACTAACTGGTTGAGCCAGTTTTAATTTGTTGCTTCATGATGTCAGTACCTCATGTATATTTCCTACATAAGACATATATTTTGACTAATTTCAGACACAGTTCTAGGTCAtatagtatcagtcaaaagtttggacacacctactcattccagggtttttcttaattttactattttctacattgtaaaataatagtgaagatatcaaaactatgaagtaacacatatggaatcatgtcgttaccagaaagtgttaaacatattttttatatatatatatatacgtatattttaaatttgagattcttcaaagtagcgaccctttgccttgataacagctttgcttATTtacaaaaattaaataaataaaaagttgaatgagtaggtgtgtccaaacttttgaccggtactgtatctGACGGCCATATTGCAGCTGGGCTGGGCTAGGCTGCACTTCACTTCCTATGGTGCCCACTGTGGCCATCTGCAGGTATGCAATAAAGGACTGGTCTTTACCCTGTCTGGGAGGAGTACCTCTCTTGACTGGCCTTCTCATTCTGTTGTGAGGCCCATCCCATCACTCTCAGACCACTGACTTCCAGGCCTAAACCCAGGCCCAGCTAAACTACATGCAGTAGTTGACATTGTTCAGAGAAAAGGGATATCTCTCATACTAAgcagaatatgtacatgtagcacTGTTGAAAAGGAGTCATGTTATGTGTCGTCTCATGTGTAACACTGGATATTAGGTTTAACCAGGGACAAATTAAAATGTAACAACTGCTCATACCCACAGTCTCTCTGTGCAATGCATTGTTTTATTAAATAAATGATTTATTTAATGAAAAAAAGCTTAGGCTTTTGTACAGTGATGTAACACGTGCAGAATACAAAATTATTGCTTTGCTTGCCTATCAAAACAGAAGTTATGCCATCATTTATATGATCAAATATAATACATATGAAATGTTTTTGGCTGCAGATGTAATAAAACAATGCTAATATCCATCACTGTCAAGTAGGCATCTATCCATTATGCTAATAAGTGGTATCAATCTCTCTTGCCAGTAAATCATGTATTTACATTTTTGCTTTCTCAATGAAACATGTACTGTATTTGTCATTGGTGTTTTGATATTCAAGCCAATACACAATGGCCTCAAATAATTTCATTCATGTTTAATTTTTAGTCTACTACACATCCTGAAGCATAAACACCTGATGATTGCAACAGTAGTCAGCATAATAAGTAGCAGAACAGCCAGTAAAAACACCATTACATCTACAGAGTGGTAGGAGTACCAGGGCATTCTGTAGGACTCTGTACGCAGATGAGCAGCACCTTTGTGTCTCATGACAAACTCAATCCAGAAGAGGGCAGTGTCCAGGGGCTCCATTGGCACGTCCCTGTGTAGCCTGGAGAGTCTCTGCATGTTCATCCGGTAGGACGGCTCATTCAGAACTTCCTGTAAGGCCTGGAGGAAGATATCCCTGCTTATTGTAAAAATATCCAGGATCTTCGCTGCTCCTCTGGCTTTCATTTTGTGAAGATTGTCAGGTTGATCAAAAATCAGTGGTAAGCCTACTATTGGGACACCGTGGTAGATAGCCTCTTGAACCCCATTTGTTCCTCCATGAGCTACAAACAACCTTGTCTTAGGGTGTCCTAACAGATCATTCTGAGGCATCCAGTCAACTAGTAAGGTGTTGTTGCCCAGAGTAGTTGGCCTGTCTCCTTTGTGTCTCCAGATGACCTTCTGAGGCAGTTGGGCAAAAGCAGCAGCCAATTCATCAGTTAAATCACGAGGAAGCTGTGCAACTAAGGTTCCCAAAGACATGATAATGACTCCATGTTCCCCTGAACTATGAACAAACTCCTCCAGTTCTTGGGGAAGAGGCTTGGCAGGTTTACATTGGAACCCTCCCATATAGATAATATTAGGCATGGTGGGACGAGGGAACTCAAAAACAAAGTCAACTCTCATGAGCCATAAATCAGCAGCTTGAAACAATGAGAAGTAGTCGACCTCAGGACCAAAGTACTGATTAACCAAGGCAGTGTATTGTGGACTAATAGCATGTGCAATCTGAGCGGCGCTCATTACATAAATCAGTACATTTTTTACTTTCTCAAGAAAAGTCATTTTGTCTGTTAACTCTGCCCCTACCATAGGAACataagaaagaggagagggagctaTAGCAAAATGACCTTCACCGTGAATGGTCCATCTGACATTAAGAACAACGGGTAAACTAAGGTAGTGTGCCAGTATAACTCCGCCTGCCATAGCAGGATCAGTCAGAACCAAGTCGTACTTTGCATCCTGGAGAGATTTCATCAGCTCTTTATTCTCAAAtatgtatgtaagcatttcacaaaTCTTTTCATGCATCTCTCCGGATTTTACCGTGAGCTCCATTTCCAGTTTAAAACGAGCCCATgcaccctttccctctctctggatctccaGAAGTCTACCCACAAACACTGTGGCAAAGTCCTCATCAAATCCACCTGGAATATCAATTTTGATTGAACTGTAGTGAGGGGAGGTTTCCTTGATGTACCAGCTGTCTGATGGCCGTACTACTGACACACTGTGACCTCTTGAATGCAGCGCTTCAATAATGACCTTCATGTTGATCCAATGGCTGCCGTCCACTGGAAACACCAGGACTTTCCCACCATGGACAGTAGGTGGACAGAAGACCAGGAGTGTGATTAAGACTAATATAAACTGATGCATCTCGTATCGTTTCAGAAGACCTGggaaaaatgtaatattttttttaattagaatgacaagacgacattgaatattcctgagtggcctagttacagttttgacttaaataggcttgaaaatctataacaagatttgaaaatggctgtctagtaatgatcaacaatcaacttgacagagcttgaagaattaaaaaaatactaatagtgacttcagaaagtattcatacctcttgacttattccacattttgttgtgttacagcctgaattcataaTTGATTAAATCTATTTTTTCTCTCacagatctacacacaataccccataatgacaaagtgaagacatgtttttagaaatgtatagaaatgaataaaaaaaattatatacagaaatatgtcatttacatgagtactccattctgtttatttttttatcctgaaaaactccccagtgctTAACGATACCAACCACCACTACGCTTGAAAATACAGAGAGTGGTActcaataatgtgttgtatttttactctgtcaattaggttagtattgtggagtaactacaatgatgtcgatctatcctcagttttctcctatcacagccattaagccctgagcggtttctttccactccggcaactgagttaggaaggacgcctgtatctttctagtgactgggtttattgatacaccatccaaagtgtaattaataacttcaccaggctcaaagggatattcaatgtcaacATTTTTTATTTGTACCCATCAACCAACAGGTGTCTTTCTTTGCGAGGTATTGGaaatcctccctggtctttgtcgttgaatctgtgtttgaaatgtactgctcgactgagggaccttacagataattgtatgggcgaggtacagagatgaggtagtcataaaaaaaatcctgtcaaacactattattgcacacagagtgagtccatgcaacttatgtaaCTTGTTAGCCATAttttctgaacttatttaggcttgccataacaaaggggttgaatatttattgactcaaggcATTTCAGGTTTTAATTTGTAATTCATTTGGAAAATTttcaaaaacataattccactttgacattatgaggtattgcgtgtaggccagtgacaaaaacaatCTATTtaaataattcaggctgtaacacaacaaagtgtggaaaaagtgaaggcatTATATGTAGGTACTGGTATGTAAGTAGAATGGAACTATTTCAAGGCAGTTTTAATAATTTGACcacagtagtagtacagtagcctAAAAGGTGAACACATTTACCAAGGTAATTAGCTTGTTGTTGCTCTTTCTAGTTGATCAATAGTGTAAATTTACCTTGATAACCACTGTTTCAACTTCCTGGTCGCAAAGATGTATAAATCCACATCCAGAAAAGTTATCGTCTCCACAAATGTCCACTAAGTAGAACAGTCAATGTCAATTTGCAAAAGAGAAACACAGAGTCAGAATAAAGCCTTCCCCTTCCTACACCAAGGATGAAACCGCATGACTTAGATTTATAGCCCACAGCCGGATTTATGAGTGTATATTATTTACTACACCACATGACACCTTCACTATACAAAGTCACATCCTCATGCAGGGCAGTCCAAGGTACAGATTTTGATCAATCAATGAATACACTGATAATAATCAATTTAGTTCATTCACAACCCTAAAGTGGCTTGGCATACATCCAAATGTAAAGGCTCAGATGgtttatacagtacatacagttgaagtcagaagtttacatacacttaggttggagtcattaaaactcta is drawn from Salvelinus fontinalis isolate EN_2023a chromosome 4, ASM2944872v1, whole genome shotgun sequence and contains these coding sequences:
- the LOC129852736 gene encoding UDP-glucuronosyltransferase 2C1-like — its product is MHQFILVLITLLVFCPPTVHGGKVLVFPVDGSHWINMKVIIEALHSRGHSVSVVRPSDSWYIKETSPHYSSIKIDIPGGFDEDFATVFVGRLLEIQREGKGAWARFKLEMELTVKSGEMHEKICEMLTYIFENKELMKSLQDAKYDLVLTDPAMAGGVILAHYLSLPVVLNVRWTIHGEGHFAIAPSPLSYVPMVGAELTDKMTFLEKVKNVLIYVMSAAQIAHAISPQYTALVNQYFGPEVDYFSLFQAADLWLMRVDFVFEFPRPTMPNIIYMGGFQCKPAKPLPQELEEFVHSSGEHGVIIMSLGTLVAQLPRDLTDELAAAFAQLPQKVIWRHKGDRPTTLGNNTLLVDWMPQNDLLGHPKTRLFVAHGGTNGVQEAIYHGVPIVGLPLIFDQPDNLHKMKARGAAKILDIFTISRDIFLQALQEVLNEPSYRMNMQRLSRLHRDVPMEPLDTALFWIEFVMRHKGAAHLRTESYRMPWYSYHSVDVMVFLLAVLLLIMLTTVAIIRCLCFRMCSRLKIKHE